Proteins encoded by one window of Mycolicibacterium sp. ND9-15:
- a CDS encoding peptide chain release factor 3 — MTDIALTASPSADPSPPGRISAEAGRRRTFAVISHPDAGKSTLTEALALHARAITEAGAVHGKAGRRATVSDWMEMEKARGISITSTVLQFPYRTCVINLLDTPGHADFSEDTYRVLTAVDSAVMLIDAAKGLEPQTLKLFQVCKHRRIPIITVVNKWDRPGRHALELMDEIKARIGLRPTPLTWPVGIAGDFKGVLDRRTGNFIRFTRTAGGATAAPEEYIAASDAHDAAGADWDTAVEESELLSADGADYDREQFLSGDASPVLFTSAALNFGVNQLLDVLVDLAPAPSGALDVDGTRRAVESPFSAMVFKVQAGMDSAHRDRIAYARVVSGTFERGEVLTHASTGKPFVTKYAQSVFGQQRATLDTAWPGDVIGLANAAALRPGDTLYRVLPVQFPPIPSFSPEHFAVARGTDPSKHKQFRRGIEQLEQEGVVQVLRSDRRGDQAPVLAAVGPMQFEVAVHRMAAEFSTPIALESLPYQVARVVDPADAEFMDKQVSAEVLTRSDGVMLVLFSTPWRLEGFQRDNPDVKLGSLVAA; from the coding sequence ATGACCGACATTGCATTGACGGCTTCGCCGAGCGCCGACCCGTCGCCACCTGGCCGTATCTCCGCAGAGGCGGGCCGCCGCAGGACCTTTGCCGTCATCAGCCATCCCGACGCCGGTAAATCGACGTTGACCGAGGCGCTGGCGTTGCACGCCCGGGCCATCACCGAGGCCGGCGCGGTTCACGGCAAAGCGGGCCGGCGGGCGACGGTGTCGGACTGGATGGAGATGGAGAAGGCGAGAGGCATCTCGATCACCTCGACGGTGCTGCAGTTCCCGTACCGCACGTGCGTCATCAACCTGCTCGACACCCCCGGTCACGCCGACTTCTCCGAAGACACCTACCGGGTGCTGACGGCCGTCGATTCCGCGGTAATGCTCATCGACGCCGCCAAAGGCCTTGAGCCCCAGACGCTGAAACTTTTTCAGGTGTGCAAGCACCGTCGGATCCCGATCATCACGGTGGTCAACAAGTGGGACCGCCCGGGCCGCCACGCGCTGGAACTGATGGACGAGATCAAGGCGCGAATCGGCTTGCGCCCCACGCCGTTGACGTGGCCCGTCGGCATCGCCGGCGATTTCAAGGGGGTGCTCGACCGGCGGACGGGGAACTTCATCCGGTTCACCCGCACCGCTGGCGGCGCCACCGCAGCCCCCGAGGAGTACATCGCGGCGTCCGACGCGCACGACGCTGCCGGCGCCGACTGGGATACCGCCGTCGAAGAATCTGAGTTGCTGTCCGCGGACGGCGCTGATTACGACCGCGAGCAGTTCCTCAGCGGCGACGCCTCGCCGGTGCTGTTCACCTCGGCGGCATTGAACTTCGGCGTGAACCAGCTCCTCGATGTGCTCGTCGACCTCGCGCCGGCGCCAAGCGGAGCCCTCGACGTCGACGGGACTCGCCGTGCCGTCGAATCACCCTTCAGCGCTATGGTTTTCAAGGTGCAGGCCGGGATGGACTCCGCGCATCGTGATCGGATCGCCTACGCGCGGGTGGTCTCGGGCACGTTCGAGCGCGGCGAGGTTCTCACCCACGCCTCGACCGGCAAGCCGTTCGTCACCAAGTACGCGCAGTCGGTGTTCGGCCAGCAGCGCGCCACGTTGGATACCGCTTGGCCGGGTGATGTCATCGGGCTGGCCAACGCCGCGGCGCTGCGCCCGGGTGACACGTTGTATCGCGTTTTGCCTGTGCAGTTTCCGCCGATACCGAGCTTCTCTCCCGAGCATTTCGCGGTGGCGCGCGGCACTGATCCCAGCAAGCACAAGCAGTTTCGGCGCGGGATCGAGCAGCTCGAACAGGAAGGCGTGGTGCAGGTGCTGCGTTCAGACCGGCGCGGCGACCAGGCGCCGGTTCTCGCCGCGGTCGGGCCGATGCAGTTCGAGGTGGCGGTGCACCGGATGGCCGCCGAGTTCAGCACGCCGATTGCGTTGGAGTCGCTGCCATATCAGGTGGCGCGCGTCGTCGACCCGGCCGACGCGGAGTTCATGGACAAGCAGGTGTCAGCGGAGGTGTTGACGCGCAGCGACGGAGTCATGCTCGTGCTGTTCTCCACCCCGTGGCGGCTGGAGGGCTTCCAACGGGACAATCCCGACGTCAAGCTCGGCTCGCTGGTGGCGGCGTAG
- the vapB gene encoding type II toxin-antitoxin system VapB family antitoxin — MPDVLIRGLSEAAVTRIDEEAASLGLSRNEYLRRRFESERSRTEGKLTVADLRRAADVAQDLDDAQVMASAWR; from the coding sequence ATGCCCGATGTGCTGATTCGAGGGTTATCAGAGGCCGCGGTCACCCGCATCGACGAGGAGGCTGCATCGCTTGGGTTGTCGCGCAACGAGTACTTGCGGCGCAGGTTCGAATCCGAACGATCGAGGACCGAGGGGAAGCTTACTGTCGCGGATTTGCGTAGGGCGGCTGACGTGGCGCAGGACCTTGACGATGCACAGGTCATGGCGTCCGCGTGGCGGTGA
- a CDS encoding type II toxin-antitoxin system VapC family toxin, whose protein sequence is MTTDRPAAGILDTSVFIANENGRQLEMSLIPEELATTVVTLAELNAGVLAARNSEVRARRLRTLDAVADMTALPVDEDAAQLSALLRVHLAEAGRRVRINDLWIAAIAAAKQLPVVTQDGDFDVLEGVAGLAIVHV, encoded by the coding sequence GTGACCACCGATCGGCCCGCGGCCGGCATCCTCGACACCTCGGTCTTCATCGCCAACGAGAACGGGCGCCAACTGGAGATGTCGCTGATTCCGGAGGAGCTAGCCACGACGGTGGTGACCCTCGCCGAACTGAATGCAGGTGTGCTCGCGGCGCGGAACTCCGAGGTCCGGGCGCGTCGCCTTCGTACGTTGGATGCAGTCGCAGATATGACCGCGTTACCGGTCGACGAAGATGCGGCTCAACTCTCGGCGTTGCTACGCGTCCACTTGGCCGAGGCGGGGCGGCGGGTGCGCATCAACGACCTGTGGATCGCTGCAATCGCAGCCGCCAAGCAGCTGCCGGTAGTGACGCAGGATGGGGACTTCGATGTCCTGGAAGGTGTTGCGGGTCTCGCGATAGTCCATGTCTGA
- a CDS encoding type II toxin-antitoxin system Phd/YefM family antitoxin, with protein MSRVASRELRNDTAGVLRRVQAGEEVTITVNGRAVAVISAVEPKRRRWVSSAELVKRLQTSQADPGLRDDLAELVGETTDDLDEL; from the coding sequence ATGTCTAGGGTGGCGTCCCGCGAACTGCGAAACGACACGGCCGGCGTACTCCGTCGGGTCCAAGCAGGCGAAGAGGTGACGATCACGGTAAATGGACGAGCCGTCGCGGTGATCTCCGCTGTCGAGCCGAAACGTCGGCGGTGGGTGTCGAGCGCGGAATTGGTCAAGCGGCTCCAGACCAGCCAGGCGGACCCCGGTCTGCGTGATGACCTCGCGGAGCTCGTCGGTGAAACCACCGACGACCTCGACGAGTTGTGA